The Oxyura jamaicensis isolate SHBP4307 breed ruddy duck chromosome 5, BPBGC_Ojam_1.0, whole genome shotgun sequence region ATAATAGATGATATAATTATGTAATCTTGTAGCAGAGGTCAAAAATATAATTGCGACTTTAAAAGTCATGTCacttaaaaaggtaaaaaaaaaaaaaacagcaacaaaaaaactataatCTTCATTTATGTATTCTTTaccaaaatttaaatttttcaaattacagaaaatgtttggtattttcaaaaattaccTGAACATCTATCTTGAATGAGTTATACAAAGTAGTAATGTTTCTGATCTGTATTATTGATATAAAGGAAGCTGATACTTGATACAGACTTCTATGAATTTACTTGTTCATGGGATCCtaaatgatatatattttattagtaaAAAGCTAGGTAAACTGCAGGTtaatttcagcatctttttaacattcagaaacttatatattttaaagtagtcTTAAAGATTTCTTAAAGCTTTGAGAAGGGCTGCTTCAATGACAGAAATTTTCCAGCTTTGAGTGTATTGTTTAGTATAAtattttttgccatttattCATTTAGAGGGGCCTGGTCCATAGCTAAGTGGGAGTTATTGAAGTGGCATTTGTTCCAAGGAAGTTTGCTGATTTCAGTCTGTTTAGTAAGACTTGGAGCACTGTCCATATCATCTGCAAAGTTTTTAAGTTCCTTTAGTTATTGGTGTTATTGTGACAATTTCCAATAGCGTTCAAACTTAACTAAAATCCAGACCTTACTCATGAGTTAAGCACATGTAAGAAAATGCTGGATAATCTTAACTTCTTGTTTAAAACTGAATGACTTAAATGTGTtgatctttgtttctttccatggTAATATGAAGTCAACCACTTTGGTATGAAAAAATTATGTGaaggcttttctttccagaatggaattatcactggtgtttatcCTGCTAGCCCATCTAGCTGGCTTATTGTAGTTGTGGGTGTGATGTCAACAATGTATGCCAAAATTGATCCTTCTTTAGGAATAATAGCTAAAATCAACCGAACACTTGATACAACGTAAGTAATCTGAAAACTTACTGTTCTCTAAACCAAATCAGTTTGACAGGATTTAGTTTAAGAGCAGTTATACATAATTGTGCAAGTTTTTGAACAGTATGTTTGTGATAGAGTAAGCATAAATCTTAAAGCATAAGGGTATGAAACATGTAGGTTGTTGTACCAGTATTACTGCATTGTTTTATGAGTGTTTGGGAAGCACACTTGGTAACTTCTGTTGCCTTTGTTCTTCGTATATGAGAGGACGTTAGTAAAGGCGTTTAATGAAAAGGGGCAAACAGGCTTCTGTAATGCCTGCCTTTACACAGGATTTAGGTTTGCAATATTAAGTTCTCTTTAAAACTTAAACTGCTAGTAACTGACAGATactaccttttttctttaaatagtgGCTATATGtcaaaccaaacacaaaacatcGTCAGTGGAATACTTTTTGGCACAGGGCTTTGGGTTGCCCTTATTGTCACAATGCGGTACTCTCTCAAAATGCTGCTTTCCTACCATGGCTGGATGTTTGCTGAACACGGCAAACTTTCTGCAGGCACCAAGTTTTGGATGGTAAGGTCTTTCTATTTTATCTTAGTGTGCATCTGAATTGTTTTCAAGACCCTAAAATGTATAACTTTGTAGTTTTTTTCGTTTCTGCTTATATTTTCTGTATCCTAAGACATGAGgctgttaaatgtttttaattactatcATCTTTTTGATGCTATAATTAAACTGTTCAGTATGGCATTGTAGAAGGAAGAATAAATGCTAAGAATAACTTCTTCCAAATTTGCCAAAGTCCTGGGACTCTGTGACTTAAATACCTACTTGTCTTGGCACGTGGCACCAAAAAATCTTCCCCACAAAGTGCTACCCAATTCTTTGTTGAAGTTGAAATGTTGGCATTTTTAGTCATCCATTCCAAACTTAATCccacatttgaagaaaataacattgaatGTCCCTTCAGTCAATTTTAGTGGTATGACTCCAAAAAGAGTAGGAGGAAAAACATGAGGTAGGTAGCTCATAACGCTATTTACACATGAGGTTTGAGTGATTTGGCTCCTCTTGATAATTGATAATTGGCTCCTCTTGATAATTGAGGTGCTTTGGAAAAGGACCTAAGAGGCTGTCATCTCCCTGAAAGGCAGCGTTAGGTGTCAAGTGAGGGAATGTACATATAGGTGCTCCAAAAATGAAGTGACTTTTACTCAGATTTAGTCATTTTAACTCTTTCCAATATTAATGTAGAAATAATTTAAGTTCTCTACTAAGATAAAATCAGTCTCTCTAGCCTCAAAAATTAACAGTTATGTGTAACAACATGTAATGATTTATTATGGAAGGTAATCAACAGGTACCCAgaatatacattaaaataaaaattcatttgtaACAGATGAATATTAAATTTCTAATTACTAGTTTCTTCTGGAAGCACTGTCAAGAGCCTCATGACTCGAATTTGTACAGTACAGGCTCTCAATGGTAAGGCTTTCTGTCAGTTGCTTGAAGCTCCTGCTGTTTGggttttcagcatgttttacCAAATAGATGTGTTAAAGCTGTTAATCTTAGCTGATAACACCAGCCTTCAATAGTGAACTGTAATGCTACTTACCATGCTCTATTGTGTATTATATTTATGTACTTCTGTATATTATAggttgcatatatttttttctattttcctgtgCATTATATATGCTTTAGAAACAGGTCACTATGTAAATATATGCTCAACAGCGTCTCATTTCTCCTTAATAcgaatctttattttaattccttacCTTTTCTTTAGctagagaagagagaagactGGTTTCCCTAGTAAAAGTACCAAGTACTTTAGCTTTCTAGATCTTTACCATCCAGGAGAGGATTCTATGTGTGTGAGGGGGGGGggttgtgtgtttgttttttcagctgcttttcatgATCATTAACATCATGGAAATATTAGCGTGAGTATATTGTTCTCTGATCAAATAGTCATGCAGATAGAAAACTTGAGCTGTGATTCAGTTACTGTATAAATTGATTTGCAGGCTGGATGAAAATTCCAGCttctaaataaatcaaattttctGATCACCGTGAGGGGAAATTCCAAGTATTAgttgcagtttaaaaataaaaaaaaaagataaatattcgTAGAACAGATGCAACATGTGCAAGTATGAGATGACTTGCTGTTTCTGGATATGAAAGTGGAGATGTAATTAAGGATGTGTGTCTGTCAGTTCACTTTAATGGTTTCAAACTGTTAAATTCTCAATGAGTTTAAGAGAAatactgtgaaatgttttctgtctgtcagTTGAGCAGGtactttatttctgtctgaagaaaGTGTCAGCCTTGCCTGAGTTCTAGAATAAAATTGTCTTTATGTAAGGAAAGTAGATTTTTCCTATGAAAAGCTGAGTTTTTTTGTCACCCAGCTTTAAATTTGTCTCATCGTGAAGCACATTCAGATTTCATTGGGCTGATCACTGTGGCACATCTAACagatctgtttgtttgttgctaaCACTGAAACTCTTAATGGCTGTGCTGCCTGAAACAACCTCCTGTAGCTGTGCTGACCAAGGAAATTGAGAGGAaggtgaatattttaataagtaGCTTTGTCAGTTGTTTGTAATTTGGGTAGAGAAGGCACATTCTTGCAAATAAACAGTGAAAGGAAATCctcagttttcttctgtcttcagacTATTGGACCATTTAGTATATTGAACTGTGTGCAATGTGCTTTGTAGTCTGTTGGGCCCAGATTGGATTTCACAATATTTTCCACTGGATCGTTGGTTTAATGCTTGATTTTTACTTTCATGCTGAAATGGGGTGATGGTTTCATTATCTTTTTGTGTATAGTCTAGAAGCTGCATGGTCTAGACTTTCAGCCTAGTGCATGTCACAGCTCAGAGGCAGACACAGATAgaaatgctgcttctgtcttcagTCTCACGGAAAAATAGGGACTGCTCTAAAATCTGAAGCTGAAATGGTAACTGTTGGCTTTTGGCTGTTTTGTTTGGTGGTTTTCTTGATAACAGAAGGACTGAGTATAACACGGGCATGCTCACACAACTTGATGTGTTCAAATTCTGCCGTGGACTACCTGGGACCGTCTCATGCTTAAAGAAACTCCCTGTAAATCTATAATATCGATACTGAGCTCTAGTTGTGGAAAATATCAAATCATGATTccaaagcattattattattgatggCTGTAGTTATCTAAGATCCTTAGCTGAATGAGAGGCTTGATAATGAATTCTGTTTCAAAGTACAACGTAGGTTGTTTTTTTGCACTGCCTATCATAAAAGTGAAATATCAATAGGTAGACTCACTTCTTTAGCCTTCACAGTGGAAATATATGAGGAAACAAAGCACTAAGTaactgtctgtttttcttttgagatcAAAGCGTGCCACCCAAGAACAACAATATTGCTTAACAACTAAAAGATTGTGTGGGAAGACAGGAAGACTCCATGACATACTTTCTTCAACTGACATGGTGTTTTAACCTTTAGGAAGTTAGTTTCTGTCAGTGCCTTTTTAACTCTGTGAAACAGTGATAAAGATGGTAGTTTGCTAAATGTATCACTTACTGATGAAAGGAACTCAGAGCTATGTTATTTCTTATTACTTGTCACTTTCCTTTGTGGAACCTAATAATTTGGTgtgtattttggttttgttttttcttcagacacTTGTAAAGCTCTTCTCGGGACGTAAGCCCATGCTATACAGTTTCCAGACATCTTTACCGCGATTGCCAGTTCCAGCTGTTAAAGACACAGTCAATAGGGTATGTTGAACTTAATTCACTTTCCGTAGTAAGATTTAATCTGTATTTAGATGCCATTGTGATTTTGGTtgtctgttctttttttgtttgtttctttttttgccatGTCTTATAAAATCATTGCATGGTAGTATTAATGTTGTCTAACGGATTAAAACTTCTCCatagaaagtaaaaacaagGCCTATGACAAACCACTAAAACCAATGACAGTTTGAAGCTGGCTTGCTTCATGTTGAATGATATGATACCTATTGATGTAACACTGTCCAATGAAGTGAGACTTCCAGGGCTTCTGATACATCTTGGGATTGTTACATTccctaacacacacacaaatgtgtttcgtgaaagaaaaatcttgcagCAAAGTGTGTAAGTAGGGCAGTATGTCATAGAAACTGAagatttgattttcttgtttttgagacaaaaaaaacctctcagCATCATGCTAGAGAAGCAGTATCATTTAATTTCTaaggaacaaaaacaattcCAAAAGTTTCCAACTtgctttgaaaaaggaaaaaagaaatgagttaAAGCTTGTGTGCTGAGTTCTTCAATACAAtaaatactttctttaaaatatgttctgcTCTTGAGGGGAGAATGTATATTTTAGAAAAGTGACCTTTGTCACTTGAGATTTGCTGATAAAtgtgtggaaaatatttcagttttatactTCACAGGCAAATGTTTAGAAGAGAGTATACTCTTACTGTAACAACATAACATTTGAAGCCTTATGTATTCAGTCTGAATACCCTGTCTACTGTTCAAATGCTTTGTGTAGAAATGATAAGAAGCTACATGTGGCTACATTGATGCTGATTCTTTTCCTGTGTTCTAGTATCTGGAATCAGTCCGGCCACTTATGAATGATGAAGAGTTCAAAAGAATGGAAGGTCTTGCCAaagattttgcatttaatttgggACCAAGGCTTCAGTGGTATTTGAAGCTAAAATCCTGGTGGGCCACAAACTATGTAAGTAGATAAACAGGAGACTGAACTATTCaactgactttattttttctttgttgcattTTTGGCTTAACATTTAAAAGGCAATGAATGTTGAAGAAAGCAACTGAAATTGACTAATATTTGTGAAAAGTGGAGACCACTTGATTTGCACAGAAATGAAGTGATCTGGGATTTAGTAAACAGTGTTGCAAATGAAACTTGAAAGAGTGGATCTTCGTTTCTATGTTTATTCTTCTGGAGCTGGTAATTTAGCTGTAATGATTGCTTTTAAGCTGTTCATTACCTTGTTAAGGTTTATAATTCAACGCTGGGTGTGGCTGACCAGGTAGAAGAGGGATTtaggacagtttttttttttttatagagaGCAGGTAAAGCATATGAAAGTGAAGTAAAGAATCAtaataaatgtctgttttctttaccaaaaagaaaatccagactCCAATACCATAGTGAGAACTGTGTAATATAATTCCTTCCTGAGGTATTATCTAAAATCTAGCTGTACAAGTTAGCCTGAGGTAAACTATGATCTTCTAGAGTTACCCTGGCATACTTTCACGTTCAGTAGATctgatgcattttaaatgttacatgAAGATGATAACTTCTTCAGAAGTTTATGATCAGAGAGCTAaagctgaatttaattttttcaacctttgttgttgtttttccctaaatatTAACAGAATTTAGTGGAGGATTTTGGTCTGTTTTGTATGTTTCCTAAGTGGAAGGGCAAGCTAACAGTTTCCATGCTGCTTCTGTGTGGAGTGTTGTGGAGTCATTAACATAAACACAAACTATGGAAATGATGAGGTCTTActcattttcttgttcttcatgCTGCAGGTTAGTGATTGGTGGGAAGAATATATCTACCTTAGAGGACGTGGACCAATTATGGTTAATAGTAACTATTTTGCAATGGTAGGTAAATGCTGTGAACATCTTACCAGTGACAGAAGCACTGTAAAATTTctgccagcatttttttcatctgttttagaACTCCAGTATATggtgattttctttcttgagtATAACATGAAACGAATATCTTAAGTACAGTGCTATTTTCATAATAAACAGCACATCTGTCATTTAAGCAGACTCATGCAGTAATGAGTTGTTATTCAATTCTGTACTTATTTCAACAATCAATCTTTAAAATCTCAATGTAAAACTTCATTGGTAACACaacagcatatttttatttacaattttactTCCTGTACAGACATTTGCAAAAGACCCTAATATTAGAAACAATATTAGGAAATACTGCggttttgaattaaaatttttaGTAATAGTGTTTGGGATGACTAATAGCTATCATGTAGGTTTTCAGACTGCTGTTTAAGGAGATTTTGACTACTGAAGAAATTTAAGTTTGAAGTCATAAATTCACTGCACTAGCAtacttcattatattttaaagccttttctttACTGACCAGaataaactgtaagaaaaaaatgaatgagaagtactatttttttttttccagtgtagtATGGTGATAATTAACTTAAGATTCTTATGTGTTCTACAGGACTTCCTTTATTTATCACCCACAACCCTACAGGCAGCTAGAGCTGGTAATGTTATCCATGCCATCTTGCTCTACCGGAAAAAACTGGACAGACAAGAAATCAAGCCAGTATGTATATAAGTTTAAATGGCTTTTAATCTCTTCCAGCACAGCCTGTAAGAAGTTGATCAGTTTTTtggaacaggaaaggaaaggaatgtcTTATGCCAGAACAATAAGTAAGATGCAGCTACATCTGTGATCTCAAAACAGGTTATCACTTGAATTGCATGTGGGCAGAAAGTACCAGCTATCAAAAATACAGGTTTCTGTCATGCCAACTAACTTCAGTATTTGAAACTGATGTACCTATTTGCCCGAAAGAAAATAGGATCTTCCACTTGTGTATGTTAAGTATACAATCTCACAAATTATTGGTATGTACCAAGCATGTAATGGTACTTCCAAGCCTCTGAAGTCTGAAAATCTcataggaaaacatttccatatttCCTGCTAATACTGGCTTTAAGGATGAGTGTTAAGTGGAGTAGCATATGAAATAAGTTGTATGCTACATTGAATGCTATACTGCTTGCTATATTTTCATGTTGTTCTTTTGGATTTCTGCTCATAATTATCTAGCTCGGTAAATCTGCCAAATATGATGAATGTATTTTCTTGATTTATCAggatgggaaataaaaatctgcagtgtGTAGCTGAATTTATTCGTTTCTTAATCTGATGCAACAATGATGCTagactactttaaaaaaaaaaatctctgaaaagaaatgtagaaacaCTTGATTTCCACTAGATATGTACCTGATATTGTTCTGACTCTGCACACGCTGTCAGTGCAAGGGGTGGCTGGAGCAAGGGGGGACCCCGAGGCTAAGATTGGCCAGTGGTAGCCTAAGTGTAGATGACACGAAAATCCTGTGGAGAATTGTTCTGACTTCTAGGCAGCAGAGATAGGCAAGATGAATCCCATTCTGAACTTCTGTTCCACTCTGTGACTTTGTGTTGTAGTGAACAAATATTGTTAAGGCAATTAAGGAGTTCTGTTGAAGAGCATGGCAGGGGTGTAATCAGTTGTATGCAACTGCATGTCTGAGAAATTGGAACTTTTTAAACCTCTTTCTGGCTGTATAGGAACAAAAGAAGTGAAGAGGTAATGCTTGCTGCACGTGTATCTTTTGTATCCAGACTGACCATAGAGAGATCCTTGGATTTCTGATGCTAACTAGCTTTAGTTATGCCTCCTGAAGGGAGAGCTTTGATAAGGTGAAGGGGGGATGTGGAAATGCAGCTACTGGAATGTCAGTGAAACTTTCCACATGTAGTTGAAGTCAAGATGAGgaatatgaaaaacagataaataaatcttcTTGTTCTACAGCCTTTCTTTAACCagactgtgtttttctttcctttttaatatgcTAACTGtataaaaattacaatttaatgTGTATTTGTGATGCAGATTCTTCTGATGGGATCAACTGTTCCACTCTGCTCAGCTCAGTGGGAGCGGATGTTTAACACGTCCCGTATTCCAGGAGTGGAATCAGGTAAGCAGGACCAtccaaggagaaaaaacatcACCATGGAATTTACAGTTTGGGGAGAATTTTCTGCTAAAATCATATTTTCCCATGTAAGAATCTGAAAGACAGGACACCAATAATGTTGTTTCTCAAGAAGTAATAAATTGCCATAAAGTGtatagatgtttttttctttcagagtaatTTTGAAACTTTAGTGGTCTTTTGTCTCTTAAAAGCTGACTTCAAGAAATTGTTTGCcccatgtttttaatttgtatgtAACCTTTACCTTTCTCCATTCTGCTCTTTCAGGTTCCTTTTGatatatctgtttttctttgtggaagTTGTGTTCTTTTAtctaagttattttaaaatctcccatctcttgttttttctttttttcctttctgtttattattCACAATAACATCCTAATGTGTTCTTTTCAATATGAGCAACAGTATTGTTTACGTGGTTTACAAGCAGTCTTAGTCCTGTCAGTTTTTTTTCAATGCCAGTATTATCTTGACACTTCGCATGCACTGTAAGATACCAGATAAGTGAAATCACCTGTAATAAGGAGATTGTCCAAAACTTTCTATGTAattcattaagaaaatgtaTACAGTAGTGGTGGTGGTGAGCTCCTGCCCTACCCTAACTCTAGTAATGGTCTAAGTATTTTAAGTGATGAGTAAATTTTTACATCTTAGTGTTGAATAGAGGGAGGCACCTTTTGAATTACGGCAGGGTCATTTTCACCTCAGTCTGCTTCTGCAACTTCTACTTACTGTGGGACACTACAAAGATCCTTATATGATCACCAGAAGCAATCATGTTAGCTCAGcttcaaaaacatttgtaaCTGCAAGTGATAGTTCATGTGTACATTCTCTTTGCAGGTGTACACATGCTATCATTACAGACAACAGAAGTTGAATACATCTTGAGGGAACGCAGATGTGTGCATTCATTAATACTGCCTATAGATAGAAGAGCAGGGTTTGTCACATTTCACTTTCGGTCCTCTCTCATTTTAGGTCCTCTCATTTTCAGTTTAGGTTCTCTGCCTGTTGAAGTTAGTCATGTAACTCCGGGGTAACTCCAGCtcctcactttttatttttattttaaaatgccttccATAACGTGACGAATCGGCATGTTAGACTTTGATTGCTCTTTCCAAGTAACAGTGGTGCTCTTTAATAGTATCATAGGCTCACAAAAGCACGAAAATGCTTCTGATCAATGGATGGAGCATACCTGTCTAAACTTTATTGATAGCTCAGAGCACTCAAAGTATGGAACTCTTTCCTGGTGCAACATTTCTCAAATTTCTCCGAATCATGACTTAGGCTTTCTTTACAATCTCATTAACTGGTCTCCTGAGATGTATAAGAATGTAAACAGTTCTTTGGAGTAGTGAAAGAACTGAATGAACAGTTTTCATCAAATGAGGACTTTTCCTGGCTGCTTACGAACCTTCACCTGAGGTCTGACACAATGCCGTCAAGACATAAGTTTAGGCTTATCCCAAATGGatttatatttgtaaataacGTGAGGACAAACTTGTGGCCTAGATTTCTGCTTCACTGACTACTGTAACATGGCACTTCATGACTATAGAGGTGGTATTCTCTCTGCATGTGCCAGGGTAAGCATGAAAAAAGCTTATGAACATGGAAGTACCTTCTGACGGACTTATCCAGCATGTTCTCCTGCTGACTGCTTCATCAGGCTACACTGGTACTGCTTGCTTTTTGGatacagaaatgcagatgtAGTTGCTTTAATTGTCTCCACCGTGGAACTGTTACATGATTACCAAATCTGGGTATTTGACTGTTTCGTGCAGCAATCTTTGTGTACTAAAATCCTGAATTAACATGTGGGATTGGCATTGCTTattccacattttatttattactttgttaAAATAAGCAAGCTGTGGCTACCTGGTAATACATACAGTAGGCATTTGTTATATAGTATATTATTGGTATTTTGagatttcagctttcatttcacGTAAGCGATTACAATTCTAGATACTCTCCAGCATGTGAAAGACAGCAAGCACATTGTTGTGTACCATAAGGGGCGTTACTTCAAAGTGTGGCTGTACCATGATGGTAGACTGTTGAAACCTCGAGAAATTGAACAGCAGATGCAAAGAATTCTTGATGATGATTCAGAGCCTCAGGCTGGTGAAGCAAAACTAGCAGCTCTTACTGCAGGAGATAGGTATGGCTATTGTcgttttaaaaaattaatatattaagaATTATATTGCTGACATGTAACAGCTGTACAGTCCTTTGTAATGACAGGGAGTTAAAAGTAATTTTGCAGTGTCAGTGCTGTATACAGGCTCCTTTTACTTAGCTAGAGAGCTGGCAAACTCTGCTCTGTTTGCTGTAAGAATAGTAATAAAGGGGGCCTCATATTAATTTgaggccccctttaagtactggaagggTGCTATAAGATCACTTTGGAATTGATATTGAATTGCTTCCTAGGTTTGCATTATATCTGTGTTCTTAGAACTTCTCCTTCTGATGTAGTTTAAATGTAGTGAAAGTAGTAGCTTTGAATGTGATAAAAGTAGGAGAAATGATGCATAGTGATTTTAAGGGTGATAAAACATTGACTGATTTTTGTAACTTGGCTGTAAACCAAATTCTTTCTGCAGAATACCATGGGCTAAAGCTCGACAGACTTATTTTAGCCGTGGAAAGAACAAACAGTCTCTAGATGCTGttgaaaaagcagcattttttgtGACATTGGACGACATAGAGCAAGGGTACAGGAAGGAAGATCCAGTGAGGTCACTGGATGCATATGCAAAGTCCCTAATACATGGCAGATGTTATGACAGGTACAGTATCGATTCTGTGGAAAAcctgttcttatttttagaattttgCTAATTCATGTGGCTAATATGTGAGTTAGTGACTTCTAAGCCAGTAAGTTTgtctgtttattaaaaaaaaataatcaaacccaaacaaaaaaaaatgtgcatttgaaTGTCTTTTTGACAGAGATGATGATACAGTCTAAAAACGTTTAAGTATAAAAATCCATAACATAATCTCAATTTCTTTTGTAGGTGGTTTGATAAAACATTTACTCTTGTAGTATTCAAAAATGGCAGAATGGGTCTGAATGCAGAGCATTCTTGGGCAGATGCTCCTATTGTTGGACACCTGTGGGAGgtaagtgttttatttaaaaaaaaaaaaagtatgtagaATTCATGTGGTCCTTGCAATAACTCTGAAGATCATCAGGTTTGTATTCAGTCCCTTGCATTTTTTGAGCTGATGAGTACTTATGGAcctgtttcagttttattttcgGCTTTACACAGCAACcacagaattttttaaaaacatgcttaGAAAATTGCTTAAATTTAAGTCTTAATTGGAATTTAATGACAACAGATGCATTCACAGAAAAGTCATATGGCATTCCATCCCACTTGTTTATAATATTCAGTATAAATAACCTGTTGCGTGTTTGACACAGCATTTTATGGTGCATATATGCATGCTCCTGAAGCATTTAAGCTTTCTTGTGCTATCCAAACGCCgtgcttattttaaaaacttagaTATAGGCTGGAGTATAACTCTTCCTCTAAGCCATTCTTTTATGAGGTGTAGATTGATATGTTTTAATTAGCTCGTTTCACTGCAATGAATGGGATGAAAGCACTTTTTGACAGATTTCTCCATCATGAGCATAGTTTATTGCCTGAAAtcctatttgatttttttttctcttgaagctTAAGCCTATAAACAGTTATGACTCAATAACTCATAAATATTAGCTAATTCTGatttcattatgtatttttgCAAATGGGACTCAGGCCTGAATGATGCCCCCAAGCCATGTCCTGATTTTATTATCTGAGAGTATCAATTTGTAAGAACAAAAAGTCCTAATTGCATTCGCTAACCAGGGGAGAATGTCAAAACTCGTCTGAAGTTGACTGGACTGTCTAGTTCAGACCAGCTGTTCTGGGCAATGGAAAAGTTACTTTTTAGTGAATCGTTAGATATATGTAGTTCATTTTTTGTACTTATTCTTAGCTGTTCCCTTTTCTGCTAAGAATTACAAAACCCAAAATAAACTGAGAAGAACTCAGTTTCCTATGAAATTATCTATTGTTATATTCTACAAAACATACCATGTATGAACACCTaacaatttttttcatagttGGCATGTTCTGTCAGC contains the following coding sequences:
- the CPT1A gene encoding carnitine O-palmitoyltransferase 1, liver isoform isoform X2 → MEEKVHQIQVNHFGMKKLCEGFSFQNGIITGVYPASPSSWLIVVVGVMSTMYAKIDPSLGIIAKINRTLDTTGYMSNQTQNIVSGILFGTGLWVALIVTMRYSLKMLLSYHGWMFAEHGKLSAGTKFWMTLVKLFSGRKPMLYSFQTSLPRLPVPAVKDTVNRYLESVRPLMNDEEFKRMEGLAKDFAFNLGPRLQWYLKLKSWWATNYVSDWWEEYIYLRGRGPIMVNSNYFAMDFLYLSPTTLQAARAGNVIHAILLYRKKLDRQEIKPILLMGSTVPLCSAQWERMFNTSRIPGVESDTLQHVKDSKHIVVYHKGRYFKVWLYHDGRLLKPREIEQQMQRILDDDSEPQAGEAKLAALTAGDRIPWAKARQTYFSRGKNKQSLDAVEKAAFFVTLDDIEQGYRKEDPVRSLDAYAKSLIHGRCYDRWFDKTFTLVVFKNGRMGLNAEHSWADAPIVGHLWENVMATEYLELGYSEDGHCKGDTNQNIPIPTKLQWEIPEECQEVIERSLSTATALADDVDFHSFYFDAFGKGLIKKAKTSPDAFVQLALQLAHYRDMGKFSLTYEASMTRLFREGRTETVRSCTVESCNFVRTMEDPTESNENKLKFFRLAASKHQHLYRLAMTGAGIDRHLFCLYVVSKYLSVDSPFLKEVLSEPWRLSTSQTPQQHIDLKKNPEMLSSGGGFGPVADDGYGVSYIILDENSIHFHVSSKISCSETDSHRFGKNIQKAMVDIMGLFNHSINCTK
- the CPT1A gene encoding carnitine O-palmitoyltransferase 1, liver isoform isoform X1, which codes for MAEAHQAVAFQFTVTPDGIDLRMSHEALKQIYLSGVHSWKKKFIRFKNGIITGVYPASPSSWLIVVVGVMSTMYAKIDPSLGIIAKINRTLDTTGYMSNQTQNIVSGILFGTGLWVALIVTMRYSLKMLLSYHGWMFAEHGKLSAGTKFWMTLVKLFSGRKPMLYSFQTSLPRLPVPAVKDTVNRYLESVRPLMNDEEFKRMEGLAKDFAFNLGPRLQWYLKLKSWWATNYVSDWWEEYIYLRGRGPIMVNSNYFAMDFLYLSPTTLQAARAGNVIHAILLYRKKLDRQEIKPILLMGSTVPLCSAQWERMFNTSRIPGVESDTLQHVKDSKHIVVYHKGRYFKVWLYHDGRLLKPREIEQQMQRILDDDSEPQAGEAKLAALTAGDRIPWAKARQTYFSRGKNKQSLDAVEKAAFFVTLDDIEQGYRKEDPVRSLDAYAKSLIHGRCYDRWFDKTFTLVVFKNGRMGLNAEHSWADAPIVGHLWENVMATEYLELGYSEDGHCKGDTNQNIPIPTKLQWEIPEECQEVIERSLSTATALADDVDFHSFYFDAFGKGLIKKAKTSPDAFVQLALQLAHYRDMGKFSLTYEASMTRLFREGRTETVRSCTVESCNFVRTMEDPTESNENKLKFFRLAASKHQHLYRLAMTGAGIDRHLFCLYVVSKYLSVDSPFLKEVLSEPWRLSTSQTPQQHIDLKKNPEMLSSGGGFGPVADDGYGVSYIILDENSIHFHVSSKISCSETDSHRFGKNIQKAMVDIMGLFNHSINCTK